From Streptomyces sp. NBC_01754, a single genomic window includes:
- a CDS encoding DNA polymerase IV: MRAAPTILHLDMDAFYASAEQAAKPSLRGKPVVVGGAGMRGVVATASYEARRFGVHSAMPMAQARRLAPNAAYLVPRFPLYRSVSDQVMELLGRLSPLVEPLSLDEAFVDLEAGGVAEDSRSARAVGEQLRLVIRAVTGLSGSVGLAGSKMLAKIASEEAKPDGLLLIEPGTERELLAPMSVRTLPGVGPATGDHLRRAGMTVVHDLAEAGEAELVRLLGRAHGAALYRMALGYDDRPVVAERDAKSVSVEDTFDVDLHDRVRVRTEVERLTDRCVRRLRDAGRSGRTVVLKVRRYDFSTLTRSETLRGPTDDPVVVREAAARLLEAVDTTGGVRLLGVGVTGLADFTQEDLFAQAAEAGQAADAKRADEAGPTADGRQSTEAKETAGAGPDADAAVAAAEVEAPGSAAGGPAAEDEAGEAPRRWQPGNDVRHEVHGYGWVQGSGVGRVTVRFEEPGSPPGRVRTFRVDDPQLRPSGPLPLVRDPVDYSSWPASLPKSLSGVGPEGVAESSP, translated from the coding sequence GTGAGAGCAGCACCCACCATCCTGCATCTGGACATGGATGCCTTCTACGCCTCTGCGGAGCAGGCGGCGAAGCCGAGTCTGCGCGGCAAGCCGGTGGTGGTGGGCGGTGCGGGAATGCGCGGTGTGGTCGCCACGGCGTCGTACGAGGCCCGGCGGTTCGGTGTGCACTCGGCGATGCCCATGGCACAGGCCAGACGCCTGGCCCCCAACGCCGCGTATCTGGTGCCCCGCTTCCCGCTCTACCGGTCGGTCAGCGATCAGGTGATGGAGTTGCTGGGGCGGCTGTCTCCACTGGTGGAGCCGCTGAGCCTCGACGAGGCGTTCGTCGACCTCGAGGCCGGAGGCGTCGCCGAGGACTCACGGTCCGCCCGTGCGGTGGGGGAGCAGCTCAGGCTCGTCATCCGTGCCGTCACCGGTCTCAGCGGTTCCGTCGGCCTGGCCGGTTCCAAGATGCTGGCCAAGATCGCCTCGGAGGAGGCGAAGCCGGACGGGCTCCTGCTCATCGAGCCGGGAACCGAGCGCGAACTCCTCGCCCCGATGTCCGTACGGACCCTGCCGGGGGTCGGGCCGGCCACCGGGGACCATCTCAGGCGCGCCGGGATGACGGTGGTCCACGACCTTGCCGAAGCGGGCGAGGCGGAGCTGGTGCGTCTGCTGGGCCGGGCGCACGGTGCCGCGCTGTACCGCATGGCACTCGGGTACGACGACCGGCCGGTCGTCGCCGAACGCGACGCGAAGTCCGTGTCGGTGGAGGACACCTTCGACGTGGACCTGCACGACCGCGTGCGGGTCCGTACAGAGGTCGAGCGGCTCACCGACCGGTGCGTGCGGCGCCTCAGGGACGCGGGGCGGTCCGGGCGGACGGTCGTGCTGAAGGTCCGCCGCTACGACTTCTCCACCCTGACCCGTTCCGAGACCCTGCGCGGCCCCACCGACGACCCCGTGGTGGTCAGGGAGGCCGCCGCCCGGCTCCTGGAAGCCGTCGACACCACCGGAGGCGTACGGCTGCTCGGGGTGGGCGTGACAGGGCTGGCGGACTTCACACAGGAGGACCTCTTCGCCCAGGCGGCGGAGGCCGGGCAGGCGGCCGACGCGAAGCGGGCTGACGAGGCCGGGCCGACCGCTGACGGGAGGCAGAGTACCGAGGCGAAGGAGACCGCCGGGGCCGGGCCGGACGCCGATGCCGCGGTGGCCGCCGCCGAGGTGGAGGCGCCGGGCTCCGCGGCGGGCGGGCCGGCCGCGGAGGACGAGGCCGGGGAGGCCCCGCGCCGCTGGCAGCCCGGAAACGACGTACGGCACGAGGTCCACGGGTACGGCTGGGTGCAGGGCAGCGGCGTCGGGCGGGTCACCGTGCGGTTCGAGGAGCCGGGCTCACCGCCCGGCCGGGTGCGGACGTTCCGGGTCGACGATCCGCAGTTGCGGCCGTCCGGTCCGCTGCCGCTGGTGCGCGACCCCGTGGACTACTCCTCGTGGCCGGCCAGCTTGCCGAAGTCCCTGTCCGGAGTGGGGCCCGAGGGGGTGGCGGAGTCCAGTCCGTAG